In Pseudomonas sp. FP1742, the DNA window ATGCTGCTGTTAACGCTGGATTTCGCGATCACGATCCAGTTGGTAAGGCAGGTCGAGCATATGCAGGCCCGGGCCTTCGAGTGCGCCAAGGTGCAGGTTGCCATCCTCTGCAGCTTCGGCTTGCAGCACGGCCAGGAGTTCAATGTTTTGTTCGGCGCGAGCAGCGATCACCACTTCACCGATCGAACTGCCGTGAGTGGGGGAGAACAGTTGGGTGCCGGGTTCGGGCAGTTCACTGCCTTCCAGTTGCAAGCGGTATAGACGGCGCTTGAGTTTGCCCAGGTATTGCATGCGCGCGACGATTTCCTGGCCGGTGTAGCAACCTTTCTTGAAGCTCACGCCGCCGACGGCTTGCAGGTTGAGCATCTGCGGGATGAACAGCTCGCGGGTGCCTGGCATGACTTGACCGATGCCGGCGCGGATCTGGCCCAGCAGCCATTGATTCAGATCGCCTTCGGCCAGCAGGGCGGACAGCTTGCCCTTGATGGTGGCGGCCTGCTCGGTGCTCACCCAGAGTTCAGCGCGCTCAGGCGATACGCGAATCGCGATCAAACCGTCATTGCGCACCACGCTGTCGGTGTCTGGCGGTAGCGCCAGGCCCAGGCTGGCCAGTGCCGCATCGCCATGCTCAAGGCCAAAACGAACCCAGCCGGCACTTTCATCGGTGAGTTTCGACTTGGAGAACACCGCGTACTTTTTCAGGTCCGCCAGTTGCGGCTCCAGCAGTTCGCTGGCCATCGCCATGAGCACACCGTCGCCTTCCAGCAGAATGCGGAAACTCGACTGCATCCGGCCTTTCTGCGTGCAGCGTGCGCCCAGGCTGGCCTGGGTGTCGCTCAGGTAATTAAGGTTGCAAGTCAATTGGCCTTGCAGGAATTTGCTGGCATCCGCGCCGCGTACCGCGAGAACGCCTTCGTGAGACAGGGTGCAGAAAAAAGCAGAATCGGCCATGGGTCATCGCAGGGTAAAGAGTCCGAGGGACATCATAAGGGGGCGCCCTTGAAATGGGTAGTTCACAAAGGATCGTCGATGCCCGACCAAAGCCGACTGTTCGGCTCGCCTCGGGGCTGTATACTTGCGGCCTATTTGAGGAGCGCTCCATGGTCGAAGATGTTGAACTCAATCGCCTCTACTGGCACAGCCGCCGCGGCATGCTCGAGCTTGACGTGTTGTTGGTGCCCTTTGTGAAAGAGGTTTACCCGCACCTCAACGAGGTTGATCGCGCTTGCTATGTCAGGCTGCTCGAATGCGAAGATCAGGACATGTTCGGCTGGTTCATGGAACGCGCCGAATCGGAAGATCCGGAGCTTCAGCGCATGGTTCGCATGATCCTGGATCGTGTCCAGCCCAAGTAACGCGTTCGAATGCCGCTGGCATGCCTCACGGCAGTTGCTGGCGGTCTATGTTCTTGCCCAGCTGTTCGCGCTGGGTTCGCTGTTTCTTCTCTCGATGCCGCTCTGGGCCAATCTGCTCGGCGTTGCATTGTGCGTGGCTCACAGCATCTGGGCATTGCCGCGACAGATTCTGCTCACGCACCCACAGGCCTTTCGCGGCTTGCGTCGCGATGCCGATGGCTGGCAGTTGTGGAATCAGGCGCAGGGCTGGCAACCCGTGCAGCTACGGCCGGATAGCCTGGCGCTGCCGCTGATCGTGGTGCTGCGCTTTCGTCTGCAGGGCGAGCGGCGGGTCAGGGCGATATGCGTGCCACGGGATTCGCAGGCGGCGGATGTGCACCGACGCCTGCGGGTCCGGCTCAAGTTCAGTCGGCGTAGGTGGGCGGCACCAGAATAGTGTCCAGCGCGACCGGCAGCAGGTTCGGGTAGTCGAGGGTGTAATGCAGGCCGCGACTTTCCTTGCGCTCCATGGCTGACCGGATCATCAGGTCGGCTACCTGAGCCAGGTTCCTCAGCTCGATCAGGTCTCGGCTCACTTTATAGTTGCTATAGAACTCGTCGATTTCGTCCAGCAACAACTGCACTCGGTGCTGGGCTCGTTGCAGGCGCTTGTTGGTGCGCACGATGCCCACGTAGTCCCACATGAAGCGCCGCAGTTCGTCCCAGTTGTGCGCGATGATCACATCTTCGTCCGAATCGGTGACCTGGCTGGCATCCCAGACGGGCAGGGCGGTCGGAATCGGCACCTCCGGCAATTGCTCGAGAATGTCCGCCGCCGCCGAACGGGCATAAACGAAGCATTCCAGCAGCGAGTTGCTGGCCATGCGGTTGGCGCCATGCAGGCCGGTGAAGCTGGTTTCACCTATCGCATACAGGCCCGGCACATCGGTGCGGCCCCGCTGATCGACCATCACGCCGCCGCAGGTGTAGTGCGCCGCCGGCACCACCGGAATCGGTTGTTTGGTGATGTCGATGGAGAATTCCAGGCAGCGTTCATAGACCGTCGGGAAGTGCGTCTTGATGAAGGCTTCGGGTTTGTGGCTGATGTCCAGGTAAACGCAGTCGATACCCAGGCGCTTCATCTCATGGTCGATGGCGCGGGCGACGATGTCCCGTGGTGCCAGCTCGGCCCGTGGATCGAAGCGCTGCATGAAGCGTTCGCCGTTGGGCAGCTTCAGGTGCCCGCCTTCACCGCGCAGGGCTTCGGTGATCAGGAAACTCTTGGCTTGCGGGTGATAGAGGCAGGTCGGGTGGAATTGGTTGAACTCCAGGTTCGCCACCCGGCAGCCCGAACGCCAGGCCATGGCGATGCCGTCTCCGCAGGCGCCGTCGGGGTTGCTGGTATAGAGGTAGACTTTCGCCGCTCCGCCCGATGCAAGGATGACAAAGCGCGCGCCGTAGGTATCGACTTCGCCGGTGCCACGGTTGAGCACATAGGCGCCGAGGCAGCGGTCGCCTTCAAGACCCAGGCGCTTTTCGGTGATCAGATCGATCGCGACCCGCTGTTCCAGCAGTTCGATGTTGGGGCGCTGTTTGGCCTGGTCGAGCAGGGTTCTGAAGATCGCCGCGCCCGTGGCGTCGGCGGCGTGGATGATGCGCCGATGGCTGTGACCGCCTTCGCGGGTCAGGTGAAATTCGAAACCACCGTCTTCGGTGCCGGACTGTTCATCGCGGGTAAAGGGTACGCCTTGGTCGATCAGCCATTGAATGGCTTCTCTGCTGTGCTCGACAGTAAAGCGCACGGCGTCTTCATGGCACAGGCCACCGCCGGCGTTGAGGGTGTCATCGACGTGGGATTCGACGGTATCGGTGTCATCCAGAACGGCGGCGACACCGCCCTGGGCCCAGAAGGTCGAGCCATTGGCGAGGTCGCCTTTGCTCAATACGGCGATGCGCAAATGATCGGGCAAGGTCAGTGCAAGGCTCAAGCCGGCAGCACCGCTGCCAATTACCAGAACATCGTGTTGAAACTGTTGGCTCATTTCAGGATTCCGCTCAAAGCGACCCGGGTCGGGGGTGGCGCTGGACATCTGGATCGGCAAGTCAAGACAACCACACAGCCCACTAGTATATAGAGGGGGGGAGCGGCACAATAGCCGGGCCCACATGGCATTGTGAAACTACAGTGACGGAAAAGACTGGACGCTTCGTCGGAAGTTTTTTTCAGCGCTTCGACGACAAGACGACTGTATCGTGGATTTAACAGTCTTTTTCTCTTCACGGTTGCACAATGTCGGTTTCGGGTGGCTATAAATATGGAACTTTTGCCAAAGGCTCAAGATCAATAGACGGTTGCCTGAAACAAGGGACAGTGTCGGCTTCGGTGCGGGACTTGCGGTTAGGTCCTTGCTACCGAATCCGATGACAAGATTATTCGCGCAGCCGGGGTTTCCCGCGCTGCGCTTTTCGTGCGTGCCAAATCAGAGCCCGCAGGAAACTTGCTTGGAGGGGAGAACTTTTGCGAAAAGCCCGAGTCTATGTTTGCAAGTCTGGTCGTTCAGTAATGCAAGCCTCCTTCGAGCTTATCGAGGAGTGTTCATGCTAACCCAGGAAGAGGATCAGCAGCTGGTCGAACGCGTTCAACGCGGCGACAAGCGAGCTTTCGATCTGCTAGTGCTGAAATACCAGCACAAAATTCTCGGGTTGATCGTGCGTTTCGTGCACGACACCCATGAAGCCCAGGATGTCGCACAGGAAGCCTTTATCAAGGCGTACCGTGCACTTGGTAATTTTCGCGGAGACAGCGCGTTTTATACGTGGCTTTACCGTATCGCCATCAACACGGCGAAAAACTATCTGGTTTCACGCGGCCGTCGGCCGCCGGATAGCGATGTCAGTTCCGAGGATGCAGAGTTCTACGATGGCGATCATGGCCTCAAGGATCTCGAGTCGCCAGAACGTGCATTGCTGCGGGATGAGATCGAAGGCACCGTCCATCGAACCATTCAGCAACTGCCAGAAGATTTGCGTACGGCTTTAACTTTACGTGAATTCGATGGTCTGAGTTACGAGGACATTGCCAGCGTCATGCAGTGTCCGGTGGGTACCGTGCGCTCCCGGATTTTCCGCGCCCGGGAGGCCATCGATAAAGCCCTGCAGCCGTTGTTGCAGGAAAACTGAGACAGCGGCGACAGCCAAGAGAGGAACGCCATGAGTCGTGAAGCCCTGCAGGAATCGCTGTCCGCAGTGATGGATAACGAAGCGGACGAACTGGAATTGCGTCGGGTGTTGAATGCCTTCGACGATGTTGAAACCCGCGAAACCTGGGCTCGTTACCAGATCGCTCGGGCAGTCATGCACAAGGACCTGCTGCTCCCTCGTCTGGACATCGCTGCGGCAGTTTCTGCTGCGCTGGCTGACGAAGCCGTACCGGCAAAAGCCTCTCGCGGTCCATGGCGCAGCCTGGGTCGTCTGGCAGTCGCTGCTTCGGTGACCATTGCCGTGCTGGCAGGTGTACGTCTGTACAACCAGGACGAGATCGCTGGTGTCGAACTGGCTCAGCATTCGAATCAGCCGGGTCTGACCACTCCTCAGATCAAGGGTCCCGCTGTATTGGCAGGCTACAATGAGAGTTCGGACGCCACTGGCCCTATGGCCAACGGCGTATTGCAAGGGCAGCCAGGCTGGCACGATCAGCGTCTGCCAGGTTACTTGCGCCAACATGCTCAACAGGCTGCACTGAAAGGTACTGAGAGCGCTCTGCCTTACGCTCGTGCAGCAAGCCTGGAAAACCGTTAAGGAGGATCATGCGCGCCATACCTCTACTTACGCTTCTGCTCAGTGGCTGGTTTATTGTTCCAGCCCACGCCGATGAAGCCCAGGACTGGCTGAAGCGTCTGGGACAGGCCGAGCAAACGCAGAGCTTTCGCGGTACTTTCGTCTACGAGCGTAACGGTAGTTTTTCTACCCATAACATCTGGCATCGCGTCCAGGATGGCAAGGTCCGCGAGCGTTTACTCCAGCTCGACGGCTCGGCACAGGAAGTCGTGCGCATTGATGGGCATACTCAATGCGTCAGCGGCACCCTGATAGCAG includes these proteins:
- the rpoE gene encoding RNA polymerase sigma factor RpoE produces the protein MLTQEEDQQLVERVQRGDKRAFDLLVLKYQHKILGLIVRFVHDTHEAQDVAQEAFIKAYRALGNFRGDSAFYTWLYRIAINTAKNYLVSRGRRPPDSDVSSEDAEFYDGDHGLKDLESPERALLRDEIEGTVHRTIQQLPEDLRTALTLREFDGLSYEDIASVMQCPVGTVRSRIFRAREAIDKALQPLLQEN
- a CDS encoding succinate dehydrogenase assembly factor 2, with the protein product MVEDVELNRLYWHSRRGMLELDVLLVPFVKEVYPHLNEVDRACYVRLLECEDQDMFGWFMERAESEDPELQRMVRMILDRVQPK
- a CDS encoding protein YgfX; translated protein: MSSPSNAFECRWHASRQLLAVYVLAQLFALGSLFLLSMPLWANLLGVALCVAHSIWALPRQILLTHPQAFRGLRRDADGWQLWNQAQGWQPVQLRPDSLALPLIVVLRFRLQGERRVRAICVPRDSQAADVHRRLRVRLKFSRRRWAAPE
- a CDS encoding folate-binding protein YgfZ: MADSAFFCTLSHEGVLAVRGADASKFLQGQLTCNLNYLSDTQASLGARCTQKGRMQSSFRILLEGDGVLMAMASELLEPQLADLKKYAVFSKSKLTDESAGWVRFGLEHGDAALASLGLALPPDTDSVVRNDGLIAIRVSPERAELWVSTEQAATIKGKLSALLAEGDLNQWLLGQIRAGIGQVMPGTRELFIPQMLNLQAVGGVSFKKGCYTGQEIVARMQYLGKLKRRLYRLQLEGSELPEPGTQLFSPTHGSSIGEVVIAARAEQNIELLAVLQAEAAEDGNLHLGALEGPGLHMLDLPYQLDRDREIQR
- the nadB gene encoding L-aspartate oxidase, with product MSQQFQHDVLVIGSGAAGLSLALTLPDHLRIAVLSKGDLANGSTFWAQGGVAAVLDDTDTVESHVDDTLNAGGGLCHEDAVRFTVEHSREAIQWLIDQGVPFTRDEQSGTEDGGFEFHLTREGGHSHRRIIHAADATGAAIFRTLLDQAKQRPNIELLEQRVAIDLITEKRLGLEGDRCLGAYVLNRGTGEVDTYGARFVILASGGAAKVYLYTSNPDGACGDGIAMAWRSGCRVANLEFNQFHPTCLYHPQAKSFLITEALRGEGGHLKLPNGERFMQRFDPRAELAPRDIVARAIDHEMKRLGIDCVYLDISHKPEAFIKTHFPTVYERCLEFSIDITKQPIPVVPAAHYTCGGVMVDQRGRTDVPGLYAIGETSFTGLHGANRMASNSLLECFVYARSAAADILEQLPEVPIPTALPVWDASQVTDSDEDVIIAHNWDELRRFMWDYVGIVRTNKRLQRAQHRVQLLLDEIDEFYSNYKVSRDLIELRNLAQVADLMIRSAMERKESRGLHYTLDYPNLLPVALDTILVPPTYAD
- a CDS encoding sigma-E factor negative regulatory protein, with the translated sequence MSREALQESLSAVMDNEADELELRRVLNAFDDVETRETWARYQIARAVMHKDLLLPRLDIAAAVSAALADEAVPAKASRGPWRSLGRLAVAASVTIAVLAGVRLYNQDEIAGVELAQHSNQPGLTTPQIKGPAVLAGYNESSDATGPMANGVLQGQPGWHDQRLPGYLRQHAQQAALKGTESALPYARAASLENR